The genomic window TCGTATTGATTCTGGTTATTGCAGCCATAGGTATTGGTGCATTTGGTTACGCCGTATATAAAAGTTTTTTCAAACCGAAAAAGCAACAGATCGTTCGGGGGATTCTATTTGTATGTTCGATTGGCCTGCTTGCATATATCAGCGATTTTAATAACCCAAATAATCTCCTGAGAAAAGCGTACAATGAGACAGCGCTGTGGATTCCATATAGTCAAAAAATGAACTACTATAATACTGGTTTTATTGGTGGTTTTCTTTACAATTTGAAAGTTGTCGCAATGGAAAAACCAACGGACTATTCGAAGGAACGAATTGAGGAAATTGTTGAGGAGTACGAAGAACTGGCGGACAAGAAAAATGAAACAGCTGCTCAGGAAAAACCGAATATTGTTTTTGTCATGAGTGAGAGCTTTTCGAATCCTCTGGCGTTAAGCGGTGTGACGGCCGATAAGAATCCTTTGGTAGACTATCAAAAAATTGCGGAGCAGACCTATAGTGGACAGATGCTTTCCCAAAATTATGGTGGTGGTACCGCGAACATCGAATTTGAAGCACTGACAAGCTTTTCAATGGAGCTTTTCAATGCACAAATGACGACGCCCTATACGATGCTGTTACCGAAGTTGGATGAAGTTCCTTCTATTGTCTCTCTATTGAAAGAAGAAGCCTATCAAACAACGGCGATTCATCCTTACAATACATCAATGTACAAAAGAAAAGATGTTTATGAGCTGTTGGGCTTTGATAACTTCCTCTATGAAGACACAATGAAGCATACGGAAAAGATAGAAAGTAATCCCTATATTTCTGATGCAGCGGCTTATCAAGAGGTTATGGATTTACTTGGCGATGATGAGACACCTCAATTTGTCCATCTTGTGACGATGCAAACGCATATGCCATACAGTGATAAGTATACTGCACTAAATTATTCCTCTCAGAGTAAAGGCAATAAAGGTGCTATTGACAGCTATATGCAGGATATTGCATATAGTAGCGAGGCATTGAAAAACTTTATTGAAGAATTGAATGAGCTTGATCGACGAACGTTGGTCGTTTTTTGGGGAGATCATTTGCCGAGTATCTATTCTGATGAAATAAAAGCAGACAACGATGAAGTGGCACTGCATAAAACAGAGTTTATGCTGTATGACACGGCGGGAGAATTGACTGAAAAAGCGGAACATGAAGTGACGACAAGTCCCTTCTATTTCGCACCAAGCTTGGTTGAACAGAGTAATTTAAAAACTAGTGGCTTCTATCAACTGTTATTAAAAGTGCAACAGGAACTTCCGGCATTTGAAAAAGGGTTCTATTATAAAGACGGCAAATGGACGAAGGAGCTTTCTCTGACGAAAGAGCAAGAAGCGTATTACAAAGCATACCAGCTGATTCAATATGATATAGTCTCAGGAGATCAATACAGTATGAAGTCAGATTTCTTTGCAGCAAGCAGAGAATAGCTGATTACATCAATAGTAGAGTTCAATTTAAGACAAAGTATAAAGTAGTACGGTAAATGGAAGAAAGAGTAGATGATTTTTGAAGGAGTTTCATTATGGGGTTTAAGAAAAAGGACAATCAGTTATACTACAATCCAATTCGAAAAGCTGTTTTATCGCATCAGATGATTGAGGCAGGAGATAAAGTGGCGATAGGAATGAGTGGCGGCAAAGACAGCACGAGCCTGTTTTATTTTCTAGATATGATTCAAAAACAGGAACGCTTAGGGTTTTCCTTTGAAATTGTGCCGATCTCACTGGACATGGGCTTTGAAATGGATATTCAGCCAATGAAGGAGTTTGTGGAGCAACTGGGGTATGAACTAGACGTTGTTCCAACAAATATTGCCCAAGTTGTGTTTGATATTCGAGAAGAGCGTTCCCCTTGTTCGCTTTGCGCAAAGCTGCGAAGAGGGATCTTATACAAACGAGCAAAGGCTTTAGGCTGTAATAAAGTAGCGTTGGGACATCATTTGGACGATGCGATAGAAACCTATTTCATGAATTTTCTATTTCATGGAAAGATGGCTAGCTTTGAACCCATCAGCTATTTGACGAAAACAGATATTACTCTTATTCGTCCGCTGCTCTATCTTCAAGAACGTGACATTATTCGACTGGTAAAAAGAGAAGAACTACCAGTGATATTCAATCCTTGCCCAGTGGATAAGAAGACAAAGAGAGAAGAGATCAAAAATCTCGTATCGAATCTTTCAGAAGATTATCCAGATATCCGAGAGAAGTTCATTATGGGAATGGAACAAGGAACAATGGAAGATTTCTGGCAGAAAAGTATCAAAAAATAAGTAACTAGAAAAAAAGCATCCAAGCAACTATGGAATAATCCATATGCTTGGATGCTTTTTTTTTGCCTGTATTTATATAGATGGGAAGATAGAAAAAAGGATTGAGCCGTCAAAATAGCGCACTAAACTCTTTTCATAAGTAATAATCGAAAAAAGAAAAATACTTTCTTTAATTAATATACTTTGAGAAAAAATTTGTTTTTCTTAATAAAACAATTCTAAAACAAACTAACAAAGAAGTCTATAGGTTTTTTATCATTTATTTCTCTATAATTCGATATTTTTGAGAAAAAAGAAATATATTATTTATTTTTTGGTAATAATAGAAATACTGATAAAACAGTAAAAACCATTGATTTATATGGTGTTTCAGGTCTTTTTGCCGTCATCTGAGCCGTCGGATTTTTTTGAAGTAAGAAATTATTATTTGATATATGATTTGATTTAGTTCATTTTTTCAATCTAATATTATACTATTTCATAGTTTAGCCTGTTAGAAAGCCGTCGAAAAGACCGTCAAATGTAATAGTAATCTCTTATTAAGAAAACAAATTTTTTCTCAAAGTATATTAATTAAAGAAATTTAAATCTCATAAAAAAGTTATGTAAATTAAGAAAAAAGCAATAATCGAAGGAGGAGAGTCATTAAATGAATGCAGGTGTTATCAACTTATCAGTAGAACTTGCTGAATCTTATTCAGAAGAACTTCAAAAAAATGATATCAACGTGATCCCCTTGACAATAGAAAATTTTGAACAGAAGATGTCTGAACTTGATGCAGTGATTATTAGAGAAAATACGCTAGAGGATACAGCGCAGACTTGTAGTATTTTACTAAAGCTTAAAGAAAACGCGGATATCCACGTTTGGGTATTTTCTTCAGGTTCTCAGAAGG from Enterococcus sp. 9E7_DIV0242 includes these protein-coding regions:
- a CDS encoding LTA synthase family protein; amino-acid sequence: MKRTMTFFKEKKIDKLLIGLGLILLVIASNLYLQWCQNDLSVVLARNFAFSWHTEKFFLGCLVLAVFLLFLVTLAGSIGIGSLLYTIILGVLGFADYQKMFYRTEPIYPDDLKMITEFGLLREMVGTGPFVLILVIAAIGIGAFGYAVYKSFFKPKKQQIVRGILFVCSIGLLAYISDFNNPNNLLRKAYNETALWIPYSQKMNYYNTGFIGGFLYNLKVVAMEKPTDYSKERIEEIVEEYEELADKKNETAAQEKPNIVFVMSESFSNPLALSGVTADKNPLVDYQKIAEQTYSGQMLSQNYGGGTANIEFEALTSFSMELFNAQMTTPYTMLLPKLDEVPSIVSLLKEEAYQTTAIHPYNTSMYKRKDVYELLGFDNFLYEDTMKHTEKIESNPYISDAAAYQEVMDLLGDDETPQFVHLVTMQTHMPYSDKYTALNYSSQSKGNKGAIDSYMQDIAYSSEALKNFIEELNELDRRTLVVFWGDHLPSIYSDEIKADNDEVALHKTEFMLYDTAGELTEKAEHEVTTSPFYFAPSLVEQSNLKTSGFYQLLLKVQQELPAFEKGFYYKDGKWTKELSLTKEQEAYYKAYQLIQYDIVSGDQYSMKSDFFAASRE
- a CDS encoding tRNA lysidine(34) synthetase, with translation MGFKKKDNQLYYNPIRKAVLSHQMIEAGDKVAIGMSGGKDSTSLFYFLDMIQKQERLGFSFEIVPISLDMGFEMDIQPMKEFVEQLGYELDVVPTNIAQVVFDIREERSPCSLCAKLRRGILYKRAKALGCNKVALGHHLDDAIETYFMNFLFHGKMASFEPISYLTKTDITLIRPLLYLQERDIIRLVKREELPVIFNPCPVDKKTKREEIKNLVSNLSEDYPDIREKFIMGMEQGTMEDFWQKSIKK